A region of the Primulina eburnea isolate SZY01 chromosome 7, ASM2296580v1, whole genome shotgun sequence genome:
GGAGCTTGTAGCTTTCATTAGGTGTGCTTCTAATTAATTCCTCCCTTTCTTTGAGATTGATGGTTTGAACTTTCTATGATACCGAACAAAAAAAATGATGGATAGAAAGAAAGCACGTAAATCAAGGTTATGTGGATTGGATATTTATGGCCCTCCTCTGATTATCAATTTGTATGAATCACCATTGTTGTAGACGCAAATACTGGCCTTTCTATTCGGAATCAATAATTTCGTTTGTTGTTAATTTGACTACTATTACTCATTTCATTTGCTAAATACCTGATCATAGGTATTGTATACATGTTCCAAATATATTTTAACGCATTAAATTATGTAAGCTAACCATAAAGAGTGATTTTATGGATAACATACATTCCAAACCGACAAAAGTGATTTCGGTTGATGCCCTCAAATGTCTTGTCACAAATTTAGAACGATTAGATCGCAAAAAAGTACGAGGATCATGAGATTTAAGACCAATTGGGTAGGTGTGAAAGAAGGCACACTTGGAGGACTAGGCCAAGCAGTCGGCGGATTAAACTTAGGAATCACTAAGCAACAACTGGGTAAACAGATGATGGATTAGGATACATTGGAAAAGTCAATATACGAGCTCGAGTTCAGTGGATTTGTTGATCAGTTGGTGGTTCTGTTTCTATTATTAAGCCCGACTGAAATATAACACAACTCTAGAAAACAGTCTATCCTAGCAAAATAGTGTAACTTCTACTGCCAACCTGGTCCTGCAGCCTGCTCCCTGAATCAATTTTTATGCAACTCTCAAGCCCTAGAGAGTTTAATTTTACGGGTCACCCATTTTTCCTAATTGCTGTAAAATATTTGAACAAAGAACTAATTGTTCGTCTCAACTAATTATCATTAGAAATTGACACAATTAAGTAGTCTATGCAAATGTTTTTAAAAAGTTATTATAgacttttcttttaaaaagtTTCGCAcgtttgtaaaataaaaaaatctataaTCATTTTTCAAGCATTTGCAAATACTACATTAGGTATATTGTACATAAGATGGAAAACATGAGGATtaaggtgtgtgtgtgtgtgtgaaaagTATAGTTTATGTTCAGTGTTGCGGACAATTTTGGTCAAATTCCGAGTGATTATGAGTACAAACCGAACGCGTGTCATTTTACCTAAAGCTATAGCTAATGGTAATGgtgtaactcaaatcttttaaattgcACAAcggctcaagcaccacggttcgatcgttctaccaagcagagacaattattgcaagCACATTGTATAATATATAGTTATGATAGAAAGAAAATTATTATTACTTTTTTTGGTTATGATAAAGTTAGCATAAGAGAAGTGATAATAGATGATTAGACGGATATTGAATGAGAAAATCAGAATAACGATACTGTTGAAAAACttgtaattaattgatttatttataaatgataataaaaaaccgattttcgagtttcatttgaaaacaaactgaacgaaaaaTATATTGTTACtatttttgaagattaaaatataatatatgaatCAAGAGAGTTTGTTTCGTGTAGAACTAAGATagatatgataaaaatattaaagactTATTAGctgaaaacaataaaaaaacatTATATATCATTGATTTATTCATGTGTTAATTATCAGTGGAGGAATAGATAGGTACGAGGCCTGATGCAATAGCAATGACTTCTTAATCATCGGCAGCGTCCACTTCGGAAGCCTTCGTTGATGCATACCCGCCGACAGTTATGGCTGCTCTCGCACGGACCAGCAAACCCGCGGCTATGTGACATGCAAAACTATTGCCGCTACCCTTTTCACATTCACCAACCCCGAGTAATTGCCTTCTGCAAGATCTTTAAACAAAATGCATGCCAAGAAGACAAAATTACACAAGCCAGGAATTAAGTCCTACTTGGTTATGATCTATGCACTTGATGGTAGGTGCATGCTGTTGGACTTTATACTTTGGTCTATTGAACTTTTTTCAATTTGAATATAAATTGGATAGGTGTTTTGATTCATTAAATTTGAAGAAATTATTTCCACACTTCGATTAAGAAGTTGTCTTCTGCGTTCAGCATATCAAGATTAGCTCTTTGCACTGACACCAGTTTAGAGCTCCATATATTTTGAGGAAAAGAAAATTTGTTAGGTGTTTATTCACTTCCATCCAAGTATTTTAGCTGATCTTAATCCTAACATTTTTGTATACGTTTAACACAAAAAATTTCTATTTGCAAAGAATAAAGGAAAATTGCCTTTTTTCGTCATGTATATTTTTGTCGACtctatttgtcaaatttcagtttCACTATTTGTTTGTTTTCTTGACAATTTTAGTTTGTTTTCTGACATGACGTTAATGTACACAACATACATCAGGTCAACACtctcaataaaaaaattaaaattgtaaaaaattaaaagatatattGATAAAACTGAAATTCGATTATTAAAATTGAAATCCGATAATATAGATATTAAAATCACTCATAAAAGAATATATTAGATGAAAAATGCGattttcatttataaaaaatgCGATCTGTGTTCGTCAGCCGTCCGAAGAGAAGTATAAATCGACGCAATCATTGAATGTTGGTGAGTAAGCAATCAGACAATCGAAAATGGAATCTCCATTCAGAGCGGATGTACTGATAGGCAAAGTAGCTCTACTGACAGGAGGCGGGTCGGGGATAGGATTCGAGATATCCGCCCAGTTCGGTAAGCATGGAGCTTCCATCGCCATCATGGGCCGCCGGAAGAACGTCTTAGACGACGCTGTCTCGGTCCTCCAATCCCTCGGCATCCCCGTAATTCTTACTCTTTTTTCCGTTTTAAAACTTGATTGTTAAGATTCTCGTGTTTTTCTACCCCTAATTCATTTTGGCGTATCTGAATGTGTTGATTCTTCAGTCATATATGCGATCCTTGTGATTACTTTCGCCGAAAATTTATCGGAATTTTCATTTCATTTTCGTTTTTGTGTGTAAATTCTCACTTAATTTGATGTTGTTAGGATGTACTTTGATGAGTTTTTATTAGTGTAAGGGAgtaagaattttgaaatattttgagtCCCTTGTTAAAAATTTAGCATTATTTTCTcagattaaaaattttattttgaatgatgTCGTCCGATTTTTGTTTTATCTTCTTCTTCAGGCGATTGGGCTTGTAGGGGATGTTCGGAAACAAGAAGATGCGCAGAGAGTCGTGGAGGCGACAGTGAAGCATTTCGGGAAGCTCGACATTCTTGTAAATGCAGCCGCTGGCAATTTTCTTGTGTCAGCTGAGGATCTCTCTCCTAATGGCTTTAAAACAGGTAAGATTTTGAAACCCTGTTTCAGGACGGAAAAATGTTACTTCTAGATTTCAAATTTGACCTAATTTTGGGAAGTGTAGTTCTATTCTGCAAAACAACTGAAGTAGCTACTTTTCAGAATATATTAACTCTCTTATCTGATGTAAACTTATGTGATTGCACTTACATTCTGTAGTGATGGATATTGATTCGGTTGGCACATTCACAATGTGCCACGAAGCACTAAAGTATCTGAAAAAAGGTGGACCTGGAAGAAGTTCAGAGCACGGAGGATTTATACTAAACATCAGCGCCACTTTGCATTACACGGCAGCTTGGTATCAACTCCATGTATCTGCAGCCAAGGTTTGTGAAATTTGATGCTTGCCATTTGGAAATTTGATGTTCTTGATTAATTTTTTGCCCCATTTTTCTGTCCAGGCAGCTATTGATGCCCTGACAAGAAATTTAGCCCTTGAATGGGGGACGGACTATGATATTAGAGTTAATGGCATTGCACCAGGCCCCATTGGAGATACTACAGGAATGAGTAAACTCGTTCCTCCAGAGATGAATAGCAAAGCCAGAGATTATATGCCTCTGTATAAAGTTGGTGAGAAATGGGATATTGCCATGGCTGCTGTCTATCTTGCCTCGGATGCTGGTGAGTAATGTCATCGCTCATATTTATTCTATTTGACTTAAATGTTTCAAGACATGGCTTTCTTTTTTGAAATGAAACAGATTATGCAATTTTTGTACAATGCATTGTGATGTTCTCTTCTGCTTTTGTATGCAGCTGATATTGTTGTTTGGCCATCTGTTTCATATGATGGATATATGTATGCTTTCGAATAATTTGTTGTCTGAAATCTAAAATTGTATTACTTGGTTAACACATCCATTGGAAGCATTATCCAAATTTTTTTCCTGGGGAGTGGGGGATATCATGGGATGGTTTCATATTATTTTTCTGTACTATAATTTGCGGGCAAGTAGTTTTTTTAACCTTGACTTGAAGCCATTTCCATGCTTTAATTATATGAACAATAAAATTTCTCATCTTCTAGAAGTGCGATGGTGCATGATTTTCCATTTCTTGATACTTGATGCTTGTCTGTATAACCTTGTGTTTTGCTTTCTCGCATAAGCACCCCACATTTTCGAATGAATATGATGGCACTTTCTAAGGATGTGTTTGCGAAGAGAGACATGAATTATCTTTGTGAATTTCCAGTGAAAGAAACTAAGCAAAAGCTTGTGGTGGTTTGGTGTCTGAACCAATCTTAACTAACAGAAAGATGATATAGAATATCATCACTCAGTTCCAAATTTTAATCTCTGATTCATTGTAATGATGTAAAATTTTCATCCAGTTCCTTGTGTCATCTATTTTCAATCGACAAATgttctatttttttttcctgtTGCTGCTGCAATCACCTTACTTATCAACCGACAATTTTATAACATATGCACAGGAAAATACATCAATGGAACCACAATGCCCGTTGATGGAGGACTGTGGTTAAGCAAACCACGCCATCTCTCCAAAGATGCTGTTAAACAACTTTCTCGAACTGTGGAGAAAAGAAGTCGTGCTACCCCAGCAGGGCTTCCTACTAGCAAACTTTAGACTGGCTGATGAACGTACTCCATAAATTATGGTCTTGTAAGTCCATCTGTATTCAGTGAAATCACCATCACAAATAAAACTTTCCCGCTAAATTTGTCATAGTATTCATCTTATCATCAAGAAAACTGATCTTGTTCGATACGCATTTTGATGCATGTATTTATGTAATTACAAATGTTTAGTTACTTAGTAGCTCCATTTTGTTGGATATGGATCTCAATGAATTTCACCCTGATCACACTCCAAGatccaaaaattaaaaataaaaaaaattaaatgcacAAGCAAAGCCCATAGTCTAGACTGCTGTAAAATTATATGACCCGTCTACCAGGTAACCTTAAGTCTCTGCCATGCCGTGCCTTTGTCAATTTCTTGCAGTTATTGGTACTAACTGGTTATTGACTAGCTTTTTCCCAAGAAGCAGATCTGACTCCACCCAAAAATTGTTTTCAGTTCCCCCACATAGGATAACATCTGTGCATTGGCGCAGGATAGATATCAAGGGGTTGACAACGGAGGTAATCATTGTGAGGAACTGGCCCATCCTGTTGAATAAAAGGACAAAATTCGGAAAGGAATATAATTTATTACAAGAAACTATGCAAGAGAAAAATGCATTTGAGGAAACGAAATTTGTCAGATAGCAAGATAATCTACTTGGAGCATACGTGTTTTATGTTCCCTCATCCCTGTGAAAGCTAGAGATTCTGTTAAGATCAAATATTTGTATCTATACCAAAAGTTATGAAATAATGGTGGTGACAGCAGCTATCAAATGTTTTAAATCAGCTTGAACAATTGATTTCATCATTTGTCACATATGCAAGATTGTGGTGACCATTCTTACCTCAACAATCAGCCTCTGAAGTAAATTGCAATTGATGAAAATCGAACATATGCACTTTGATACCACTGGTGGGACGACTAATTAAAGGCCCTATAATATACAGGTTATGGTTATTGTCCAACTCCAATCTCTCAAAGAATAAACAGACTAAAGGCCATATGTGATACAAACAGCTCCAAAATAAGTAACAAAAAACCTTATTGCTCCCAGCGAACTAATTACATATCTTGCAGGTCTAGAAGACACCATTTCCAAATTTAAATTCATCATTTTAATATCAGTAATAAATATGGGGGTTCATATACTATTGATTGAACAAAGTCTGGTTGGATTACAATGTTTAACCAACATACTTTTGTTCCAGGCATGCAGCAGCAATGCACAACACTTCCAAACTGAATATACAAAAgattttcaaagagtttattcactTCTCTTTTCTGGCATGCCTTCCAGCAATAGCATCTAAAACTCCCAACCACAACCGGTATTTTTTGTGTCGGGTTAATTTTTGACATCCAAGATACTCTTGTCACTATTTCCCCACCTATATTCTAGCATAAAATTaaagaatataaattaaacCGATAAAATAGTAATactatgaatttcaaatatttaataacATATTTATTATTCTAGCACTTTAGGATTTTTCTAACGCTATGCTACTTTTTTTCTGTAAAATCAACTTGAACATAGGTATCTATGCCGGTGAAATAAAGAAAGTTgatgttcaaaaaaaaaaagaacacgGATTGATGCAAAATAAAAACTAAAGAACGTTGAATTTGACAAAAATGAGAATGACATTCGAAATAATAATGTCAACGATGCATAAATGATTTAAGTCTATCAACGGTACAGGAttactatttatttaaaaaaacagaTAAGAACGAGCAACAAGCTCTCGTAGCTCAGTTGGTTAGAGCACCCGTTTAGTAAGCGGGAGGTCTTGAGTTCGACTCTCAACGAGagcaaatttaatttttttgatattttctGCAAAGAGAAACTTTTAGCAGTAAAACTGGAACAACAAAGAGAAAGAACTTTTAGTCCAGAGtatatttaaacaaaaaactGCACAATCGTAGCAGCGGAAAATGGAACCAAAAAATCCATTAAGTAGGATCTGAGTAGCCCGGATAAGGATCGATTTATGGTGGCAATGTACGTCACAAATGTTATAACTGAAGGAAATCATATTCTGAAACTACAGACGGCTTATTAAATTAAGACAATTGCCTTTTATGTAAACATAATGCTACCAATAGTCACCGCAAGAACATTTACCACCACTAAAGTGGTGAAACCGGTAAGGGTCCCTCAGTATAATTTCCCTACTGACTATGCTGCTTACAAATTTGTAGACGGAGTGGCAATCACCACAAACTCGGAGATTCTTGAAGATTCGAAGAGTTGAACCTTCTTGTGTACTAATCAAACCATATGCAAGTGCCAGCCTCTCACTGTGTTTCCACAAGTTGTCCTCCTTCTGTTCTTCATCAGTGTCATGCAATGCATAACTCGTGTCTGGAACGTAGCCTGCCGCCTTGATTTCTTTTTTCACCTGTgccaatttaatatatatttgtcCAGATTCTGGGTGGGATTGATCACCTGCCCCAAATGAGCTTATTTTGTTTCTGATGTTAAGCCAGCTGCAGGCAGGCCTCTTTTTCACATTTTCTGTTTCCATTTTCACTCGCACTCCCTGAACATCATGCCATTTTCCTGATGTAGCGCAAACATTTGAATAAAGAACATAAGCAGAATCATCAGAAGAGTTTGACTCGAGAAGATGTTGTGCCGCTTTTTTTCCCAGTTCCaagttaccatggattttgCAGGCGGACAACAAACTTCGCCAGATGAAGTCATTAGGTGGGACTGGCATCTCTTTAATAAAGGATTCTGCCTCAGCCAGTTTTCCCGATCGTCCAAGAAGATCGACAACGCAGACACAATGCTCAATACCAGCCGAGACACCAAACTCAGATGTCATTGAAGTAAAATACGAAAGGCCCTCATCTACTAGACCACCATGGCTACATGCAGATAGAATTGCAACAAAGCTGACGTGGTCAGGTTTTGATCCATGCATCAGCATTTCATGAAAGGTTTCTATGGCTTTTAGGAAGTGACCATGCCTGGAAAAAGCAGACATCAGTATGTTCCATGATAATCTTGATCGAGTTTCTGGCTCTGGAAGCATTTTCAACAGATCATTAATTTCTCCACATTTCCCATACATATCCATAGTAGCATTCCCGACATAATGATGATGGCCAAACCCAAGTTTGATTGCTAAACCATGGAGATGTTGGCCATCCTCCAAGATAGCTAAACTTGCAGAAGCGGCAAGGGCTGCAGAAAGACTGAACTGGTCAAAACTCACTCCAGCTCTTTGCATCTCAAGAAGTAGTTTCAGAGCCTCCTCCCATTGGCCATGCTGAGCATTTGCGGCAACCAAAGAATTCCAAGTTGCAGGGGTCCTATTGACTAATGCATAAAATATCAAGTTACTTGAGCCAAGATCTCCGCAACAAGCGTACATGGAAATAATTGAGTTCCTCACATATTCATCTGAATCAAATCCAGTCAACAAAATATGTGCATGCAAGGGCATTCCTTGCCTAAGAAGGTGACATGAATCATAACAAGATCCAAGAACATTTATCAGGGTTATGTAGTTAGAAGGTATATCCATCTCCCTCATTAATTTAAAAACTATTAGTGCCTCATCAGCCTCTCCATTTTCTGCAAAACCACCTATTAGGGCATTCCAAGTAACTAGCTCTTTCTCGGGCATCTTATCAAATATGTCCTTAGCTTTGTGTGCCATGCCACCTTTCCCATACATGGAAATCAGTGCGTTACCAACAACCAAATTCTCATGGAGTCCAGATACAGTTACAAGTCCATGCACTATCATCCCTTCAGACAGAAATTCCTTGTCTGCACATGCAGATAGCGCACTAGCAAAAGTAACAAAATTTATGGGTTTTTTCTCACGTAGGAGTATACCCAACACTCTCAAAACATCCAAACACTTGCTTCCCAAAACATAGCCAGCCACCATGGAATTCCAAGATATCAAATCCTTCTCTGGCATCCCGTGAAACAATTGTTCCGCATCTTTGTATCCTCCACTCTCAAAATACATTGTAAGAAGAGTGTTAGATATACAAATATCCATTTCATATCCAAGCACCAACACTAAACCATGTAATCCTCTACCCCAGTTCAATTTGTCAACAGAGCCACATGCGGATAAAACTGTGGAAAGTGTGGTTTCATTTATTTCACCATGATTTAGACGCATCAAGTGAAAATATATAAGTGTCTCCTCAAAgaccaaattatgtgcaaaacCTGCCAGTATTGAATTCCATGATATAATGTCGTGTCCATCAATGTGATTAAAAATATAACAAGCAACTTCCATCTGGCCGAA
Encoded here:
- the LOC140836860 gene encoding putative pentatricopeptide repeat-containing protein At3g15130 codes for the protein MKGWIHLNIFHSNTLINMYSRFGNVNSAKHVFDKMADRNEASWNNMISGYVRTGFFQDAGGLFLEMWDRGVELNGYVIASLLSAFSRSKSMFIEGLQIHGLVLKNGLLYDVFVATSVLHFYGGFALVSDAQLLFEEMPDRNVVSWTSLMVNLADDGLFYEVVNLYQRMRQAGVGCNQNTFSTVISSCGSFDDEFLVHQVLGHVIKTGLETNVSVANSLMSTFSSFGQMEVACYIFNHIDGHDIISWNSILAGFAHNLVFEETLIYFHLMRLNHGEINETTLSTVLSACGSVDKLNWGRGLHGLVLVLGYEMDICISNTLLTMYFESGGYKDAEQLFHGMPEKDLISWNSMVAGYVLGSKCLDVLRVLGILLREKKPINFVTFASALSACADKEFLSEGMIVHGLVTVSGLHENLVVGNALISMYGKGGMAHKAKDIFDKMPEKELVTWNALIGGFAENGEADEALIVFKLMREMDIPSNYITLINVLGSCYDSCHLLRQGMPLHAHILLTGFDSDEYVRNSIISMYACCGDLGSSNLIFYALVNRTPATWNSLVAANAQHGQWEEALKLLLEMQRAGVSFDQFSLSAALAASASLAILEDGQHLHGLAIKLGFGHHHYVGNATMDMYGKCGEINDLLKMLPEPETRSRLSWNILMSAFSRHGHFLKAIETFHEMLMHGSKPDHVSFVAILSACSHGGLVDEGLSYFTSMTSEFGVSAGIEHCVCVVDLLGRSGKLAEAESFIKEMPVPPNDFIWRSLLSACKIHGNLELGKKAAQHLLESNSSDDSAYVLYSNVCATSGKWHDVQGVRVKMETENVKKRPACSWLNIRNKISSFGAGDQSHPESGQIYIKLAQVKKEIKAAGYVPDTSYALHDTDEEQKEDNLWKHSERLALAYGLISTQEGSTLRIFKNLRVCGDCHSVYKFVSSIVSREIILRDPYRFHHFSGGKCSCGDYW
- the LOC140836859 gene encoding peroxisomal 2,4-dienoyl-CoA reductase [(3E)-enoyl-CoA-producing]-like, which gives rise to MESPFRADVLIGKVALLTGGGSGIGFEISAQFGKHGASIAIMGRRKNVLDDAVSVLQSLGIPAIGLVGDVRKQEDAQRVVEATVKHFGKLDILVNAAAGNFLVSAEDLSPNGFKTVMDIDSVGTFTMCHEALKYLKKGGPGRSSEHGGFILNISATLHYTAAWYQLHVSAAKAAIDALTRNLALEWGTDYDIRVNGIAPGPIGDTTGMSKLVPPEMNSKARDYMPLYKVGEKWDIAMAAVYLASDAGKYINGTTMPVDGGLWLSKPRHLSKDAVKQLSRTVEKRSRATPAGLPTSKL